Genomic DNA from Solanum dulcamara chromosome 4, daSolDulc1.2, whole genome shotgun sequence:
GTTTAATTTCCTCAAGTGCTAGTGTGGAATTTTTTTATTAGATGGTTAATCCAGATATTTTGCTTAATCAAATTGTATAATTAAACTTTTTCATCTAAAAGTTTCAATGTTTCTTAATCTAAACTTTGCTTATTGTTATGGTGATGCATGTGCAGTGAATCTGTCAGAAAATTTCCAGATAACCGAATGTTAGGTGAGCGGGAAATGTTCCATGGtcaggtatatatatatatacatacatatattcaTCCTTTTATAATAAGATTTTAGCATCTTCCCGCGTTTACACGTTTTCTAGTGGAACTTCTCAATTTTCTTTTAGCAAAATAGTGCACATTTCCGTTTTCTTAAGCTCTGTTTTTTGACTTGTGTGTCTAATTTGTAGGCAGGTAAATACATTTGGTTAACTTACAGGGAGGTGTATGATTTAGTGTTAAAAGTTGGAGCTTCTATTCGTGTCTGCGGAGTTAAGCAAGTAAGTACTCTTTCGTACTTTAAAATTAAGCagttttttcttgtttctttagAAATCCAATTTACATATCATATCTTTTAACAAGCTTAGGAAACATTCTTTGGAAGTGTTAGAGAAGAGATGCAGTTTTGTCAGAACCATGGGTTGAATTCTGTTATCTAATGAGTTTTTATCTGATTGCTTATATACAGGGTGGAAAATGTGGTATATACGGCGCCAATTGCTCCAACTGGGTAATAAGCATGCAGGTATATAACTTCCCAACATACTTAATTTCCTTACACCATAAATCTTTTAAGAAGATGAATTGGATAAGGGTGTTGTCTCAACTACCCTTAGAAACTTTTTTTAAGATCATATGAAGATTTCTTTTTTCATATAGTGCATCAGCTTAGTATATGGTGTCCAATAAGCAAAGTAAGTAAAATGGTCTTTTTTTTCTGCAGGCTTGCAATGCTCATGGTCTTTATTGTGTCCCCTTATACGACACTCTAGGTAAGTGTCCCTTCCCAAAGCGAAACACAAAGTTAAAGAAGAACAGGAAAAAGGACAATATATGTTAGCATATTGAGAGTAATGTTTTTGGTGCACTCACAATAAAAGTATGATTGCGCCATTTTTTGTCAAATTTGGCTTATTCAGATCAGTCAAAACTACACATAAAAAAGTATTGAGAGAAATGCAAGAAGAGCATAATCATAGCTATAGGGTAATTAATATTTACATTTGCCTTTCCAATATATAAACGTTCCCACTCATCAGAGCATTATTATGGCTACAGGTGCTGGTGCAGTTGAGTATATCATTTGCCATGCAGAAGTTTCCGTTGCATTTGCAGAGGAAACTAAAATTTCTGAGGTGATAATGATCACACTACATCTTGAAACTTTGCTTGAAATTTGATCCATTTCATTAGTCGACTTGTCTCctatctttttcttcacattATAGTCTAGTTCTTCATCTGCCTGAAGTTCATTCCATCAGCAACTGACTATTTACATTTTAGGTGCTGAAAGCTTTTCCTAATGCAGGAAAGTTCCTGAAAAGTAAGTAACTACTGTTTTAACTTTTTATGATTAGAGAAAAGATCAATTTGAAGGTGATAAGTTTATCACTCCTTTATGTAGGTCTCATAAGCTTCGGTAAGGTCACACAGGAACAGAAGGAGATGGCTGGAAATTTTGATCTGAAGTTATATTCTTGGGATGAGTTCCTGTTGCTGGTAGGTTTACTTGTATCTATTGTTACAGTCATGTCTTCCTCTTTTTTTCGTCTATCGCGGAGAAATGTTCTTTGCTTAATGGAAGTCTTCTTGGATTTCTTACTGCCTAGCTCTTATCATTCCTAATAACTTTTGGTGATTTAGTAGTATGTAAGTCACACAAGAGAGGTCTACTTAAACAAATTTCAACAGCTTTTCTgtcctttttattctaattcACATTCAAACTTTGAGTGGGAACAGTATGTTTCAATGGGGGGTTTGTCTTTTATCTGAACTTATAGCTGCAGTGTCATGCCTGTACCACATAGAAAGGGTAGGAAAATGCTCGAGATATTAACCTTAGTTTGGTTTCAAAGGTAGGCCTGAATCCAATTCTATTTGACCATTTCTTGGAATGTGCTCATCTTCTTATATTATATCCAAGGCAATTTCACAGTCCATATTTTTATCTCTTGACAtgtcttcatatatatatataatcacttCTGTTCCTCTTAGGTTTATTGAATTTTCGCATATATATCAGTCGTCAGCTAATAGAACTTCCCATATATCCTATTATTGGAACTAACGTAACCTTGGAAAAACTAATTTATGCAACTTATTTTTCTCGTCCATTTTCTATAGTTTATATTCATGTTCAGTACTAATCTGCAGGGAACGCAAGAGAAATTTGATCTTCCAGCTAAAAAGAAGACAGATATATGTACAATCATGTACACAAGTGGGACAACTGGTGTCCCAAAGGGAGTCATGATTTCCAATGAGAGCATTCTATCCCTTATATCTGGAGTGAACCACCATATGGAGACAGTGGGTGAAGAGGTAAAATTGATTGCCCTTGTTCTGTTTTCCAGgaaagtaaaaagttatgaagGCCTTAAGTAAGAATGTCTTCAGTGTGTCATTCATGATTTATGCATGTAGAAGtttcatatatatttatctatataCTGTATTTACTGTTATGTTTCaagcatttttttttaaagaaaaaatcaactttttcatataTCATTTAGGTGTGTTCCATTTACTAATCCTTCTGTGGTATGCAGTTCACTGATAAGGATGTATATTTATCGTACCTTCCTTTAGCGCACATATTTGATCGAGTCATTGAAGAATTATTCATTTCTAAAGGTGCCTCAGTAGGTTTTTggcataaggtaagtaaagaaaCATGGTGGCTGGATTAATTTTGCTTccaaatactttaaaataatgaCGCTTTGTTGACGGAATCCTCAGGATGTTAAACAATTGATTGATGACATCAAAGAGCTAAAGCCCACTGTATTTTGTTCAGTTCCGCGTGTGCTGGACAGGATTTATTCAGGTGAAAGCTACAAGCTAACAGAACTGCATGATGTTTTACCATGTGCTTAATGTTCTTCATTGTGTTAAGGTAGTTGTGGGATAAAGATTACAGTAAACAATGAGTATTGAAGTCCATGAATACATGTTTTTAGCAGAAACGTTTTCTTCAACTGCCATAGAACATTGCCCTTTTAATTGCTTCATGAAAGTCTCTCTTTTTTCCCATTGCAAAGACCATCATCTTATAATTAATATTCCTAGTGCGAGGTTCTTGCATTGTTTTGCACATTTCAACTAAGATTCTTAAATGGTTAACCATTTCCACTTTCAGGTTTGGTGGAGAAGATTTCGTCTGCTGGTTTCCTTAAACATAAGTTGTTTAACTTTACTTACAACTAGTAAGTGTCCCTTTGATCTTGTTTGCAAGGGAAAAATAGAAGTCATTTTTGAAATGCACTAATTCCTTCTGTACTATTTTCCTTATTATGGAACAATCAGAATGATACTTAAAACGGTAGAAGCCTTTTATGTTGATGACCTTTTCAGTTTGCTGTCACTACCTGAGTCCATATCTGTGCATGTGGTTCCTAAGCCATCTGAAACTAATGGAGGTCTTTTCACTGTTTCGATTGTGGCATATATACTTGTATAACTCATATAAGTGAGGTGAGGGTCGTAGACATGATATTTAGATCACCTTGAGTTGAGAAGGAAAATAAGCTATTCATGTGTGAACAGATCAAAGAGTTAAAGCTTAAATATATGTAGACAGTTGAGACTCTTTGCTGTGTAAAATTGTCAATGTGCATAAATACACCTCTCAGATAAGTTATGGCATATGTAAGTCAATTAGGATTGTACAGTTGTCATGCTTTACTGGAAATGTTACTAAAATCTATTGCATTTTTATAATGATCACGGATAACAGCAGTGATGTAGTTAAGCATGTACGGTTCACCTTGACCCAATTGTTTTGGCTCAGACTCTGTAGGTGTGTTAAAAAATCcactaaataaatacaaatagtaGAGTTTGAACCCGATAAATCAAATGGGTTGTGATATAATCCTGAACTTGTAACTCATGATGTTCAATTCTTGGATCTGCCTCTAATGCACAACACATTTTTTGCAGCAAATTGGGTAACATGAGTAAAGGGTACAGGCATTCAGAGGCAGCTCctatttttgacaaaataattttcaacaagGTAGGAAGCAATGACATCTTTCTCAACAACTTCCTTTTCATCCTTGTTTCTCCATATTTTGGTGTCACAAAGTACAGTGTTCTGAAGTGACTTGCTAATGCCTTACGAGATGATCACTAATTTAGGTGAAGGAGGGTTTAGGAGGAAACTTGCGTCTCATTCTATCGGGAGCAGCACCTCTCTCTTCCACTGTTGAAACCTATTTACGAGTTGTTACATGTGCTAATGTTCTTCAAGGATATGGTACTCATTATTACTTATCAATATTTTCTACTTACAAGTAATGTTTCACTAGGCACTAGTAATTAAGTTCTTATTTAAACAAGTGTGAATAAGATGCTAACTTTTCTCCGGAATTCTTCGAGTATAATTTGTTTTTTACTTTGTTCTCAAATTTGTCATCAGAGGACAAACCTTTTTCTGATAAACTGTTCTCTTTGGACTGTATTTACATCAACAGCTTATTTCAGGCATAAGTAATAAAAAAGATTATATTTTCAATGACATACTACTTTTCCCTCTATTTTGCTGTTTATTCAGAATATAGGCATGATTACATTCTTGAGCTTGGTAAATATATTTTGCACAGATCTGTTTATGAAGTTCTGATTTGAAGACTACGAAATGTTTTGAACCAACTCTAACTTTGCGGTATGTTCTGTAGGTTTAACGGAAACCTGTGCAGGCTCATTTGTTGCAAGACCAGATGAGCTAGCAATGGTTGGTACTGTTGGTCCTCCTTTACCAATTATAGATGTGTGTCTAGAGTCTGTTCCTGAAATGGGGTACGACGCCCTTGGAGATACCCCTCGTggagaaatatgcataagaggGAAGTGCTTATTCTCAGGATACTATAAGCGTGAAGACCTCACCAAGGAGGTGTTGGTCGATGGATGGTTCCACACAGGTGTGACTGGACAAATATCTGTGTTCAAAACCCAATTTCTTGGTTTTGGATAGGTAGCCATTTTGCTTACTATATAAACTTGCAACAGGTGATGTTGGTGAATGGCAACCGGATGGAAGCATGAAAATTATTGACCGCAAAAAGAACATTTTCAAGCTCTCTCAAGGAGAATATGTTGCCGTTGAGAATCTGGAGGGCATTTATTCTCTTGCCTCTAGTGTGGATTCAGtatgtttcttttattttacgGATGTCTTGAATGTTACATTCATCCCCCTTAAGTTGTGTTCCTTCTGTCCTTCAATATTAAATGATCAAGTCCATTCTAGATATAGTTGTGTCGTCACATTTTATCTTGAGGACTTTTTCTGTCCATTTGAAACAGATATGGATCTATGGAAGTAGTTATGAGTCATTTCTTGTTGCTGTTGTGAGTCCCAATATGGAAGCTCTTCGTTCCTGGGCCGATGCGAATGGAATGACTGAGGATTTTGATACTATATGTGAGAACCCAAAGGCAAAAGCATATATCCTATCAGAACTAACCAATATTGCTAAGGATAAAAAGGTCATTATCCCTTATCCTGTATCTACATATATACAGCAGAGTTCTATACAGAATGACTAATTTATTGGTTTTGAatgattgaatgtgtgattcTGCTTACAGCTGAAAGGCTTTGAATTTATCAAAGCTGTGCATCTTGACCCTATACCATTTGACATGGAGCGTGAACTTATAACCCCGACTCACAAGAAAAAGAGGGCCCAGTTTCTCAAATACTACCAGGTTTGCTAATCTGCTTCTCCCACGTTAGATTTAGGGCATGTCCATATAGCAAAAAATCGAGTTCTTTCTACAATGGGCTCTGTTAACAGGAGTGTTTGTTTCAAGTTGGAAGCCAGTCTCTTGTTTATTGCTGACACAGAACTAACATGAATTTGCAGAACAACATTGATACCCTATACAAAAGCACAAGATAAACAACCAGACACCTTGACTTCAAGTTCGAGCTGGAGAAAAGTAGCAATATATATGATGTCAAACTCTGCATGCAATTTTATCTCAGCCAATATTTATCAGTTGTAATTCATTCTTGATTGTACCTTATAAAAGTCCAATTATATACTGCTAATTATGTTACACAATTGAATGTCTCAGACGTCCTTTCATTTACTGGACACGGTTccttttaattctttttcttccaaagatCAACTCATCCACTTGAGATTTGAGGAGCTGCCAGAAAACTAAACTACAGAATAAAGATTTCTTGATTGTGAAATGTTAATCCTTGGCATGTATTGGTCTAATCTGttcctatttattttttcatatttatgttATATTAGGTTAATAGCTTTAAAATGTGACCAGAAATTGAcatcagaattcaaatttgtCTAGACTATGACTCCATATAATACAACCAAAAGTTATTGAAAGTCATGGTTCAGCAGAGTAAAAATTTACTAGGCCGGGATTGAATGCCTGTTATATTCAGGTGCAAATTACAACACTcttttagagcccgtttggatgagcttaaaaaaaataatttttatgtatgaattgcttttaaaattttgaagtgctgaaagttatttttataaataagcagttgagtgtttggataaaagtgcttatgttgaaaataagtatttgaattttagggttaaaggaataaaaagggtagtttgggaatttagttaaaatacaagggatataaaagtaattttcatagTCCAACAAAATAgttttaagcacttagaaaaaaaagttagaaatcttaatttttcatttttgactgactttaaaaactttatggcttaaagttaacaTTAGGAAAACACATCCAAAAGCTAAAAGAGGCTTATAAGTTGgcttgaccaacttaaagcccatccaaatgggctcttaaACTCCTCTTGAGACGTACGGAAAAAACAAACTAGCGTAGAGTATGAAAACTAACACGCCACACATCTATTAAGTCTAATTAGTCCTACAATTAAGTTTTTAGTTCTGCATGATTGTCTCTAAACATATTGAATCTAATCACAATTAGCCAAGTCTCGAGACGAATTCAACtattatcttttaaaacatgGAGTCCAAATCATTTGACACTAtcgttgtattgtattgtattattagtttaaatataatatttgttttgattgttacttaaattttattatatcgtATCATTTAAATCTATTGTTAGGTAACGACGAAAAGATCCATTTTATGTAATGACCGATTTAGTATGTTCGCGTCGTtactttaatattttcttctcattttgtctttatttattaattattaattatatttcattttttaccTATCTTTTTATAGTAATTCTATCCTGTACCCTATTTTTCTTGTAAGTTTTATCATTTGAATCATGGATGTGTGACATTATATAATGATGGAGAACGATACAATATATCCAAACATTGCATTCATTAAAACAATATagtacaatacaatacaacacTATAATATAATACGATTCATTATAAAACAATATGTAAcgaccatccaaacaaggtgtatTGTGTAGAAAATGAAGTGTGTGTGAACTATTAacgaaaaataacaaaattgttGGGACTAAATTGAATTAATACCAAGTACTTATGACGGAATTTATCTTGTTTCACATATACAGTTACTAAAACGTCGTCGTAGTCTGACGACGTAAACCCTCCGAAGGAAGGCAAATAAGGCTTAAACCCTACCCTCCGAAGGAAGGCAAATAAGGCTTAAGCCCTAAAAACCCTATCTTCAATTCTCCTTCTTCTTGAAAAAACCCCCTAATTTTTTCcccttttatatttttctccattttccATGCCGCTCAAGTTATTACCACATTTTCGTTTCTTCAATTCTACATTCCCAGTTACCCATTTTCCCACCATGAAATGCAATTCAACTTTAAAGCCTAAAACAATACCAGTTTTTTCTAGAATGTTTCCACACAAGCTAAAGTATAGGTCAATTGGGTTTCCAATTTTACCAGCCCAAGAACAAGAACTTCGTAGGTTCTCGAGCCGCTCAGGGAGATCAAGACCCGGGTCGAGTGCTGACGTGCGAGTTTCGAAGAGCTTGATTGAAGATGAAGCTGAACTCAGTGATTGGGTGAGTGGGTTGAGGTCTGATTCTTCGTTTACGAAAACTCAGGTGTACAGTGAAAGTGATGATAATGAGGGTGATAGAGGAAGGGGTAGGGGTAAATTTGGTAATAGGGGTAATGGTGGAGAAGATAGAGGTGAAAAGAGAAGGAGAGATGATGATTTTAGTGGGCCTGGTAGGAGAAGTGGAGGCCCAATGCAGTCGAATTCAAGGAATGTGGGGAGGTTTGGAAGTGAATTGTCGGGTGGACGAGGTGGAGGCCGAGGTCAAATGCAGTCGAATGCAAGAAATGGAGGGAGGTTTGGAGATGACAGGGGGGGTAGAAATGAGGGTGGAAGAAGTGGTGGTCGAGATCGAATGGAGTCCTCCCCAAAGGGTGGAAGGTTTGGAAGTGATAGAGGGAGTGGAAGTGGAGGGCGTGATAGGATGGAGACATTTTCAAAGGGAGGAAGGTTTGGAAGTGATATGGGGAGAGAAAGTGAGGGTAGAAGGAGTGGAGGCCGGGATCGGATGGAGCCCTTTCCTAGGAAGGGAGGGAGGTTTGGAAGTGAAATGGCAAGTCCGAGTGACAATAGGAGGGGTAAAAGCAGGGTTGGTAGTGGATATGGTAGAGATATGGCAGCACCAGGTGGTAGTAGTAAGTTAGGGAGGAAAGAAGGGGCAGGTATGGGGAGAGGGAGTTCCATGTTGTTGGATGAAGATGATACAGATAATGAGGATGAGGAAGAGGAGAATGGTTATAAAGGGTTCCGAGATTTGATTGACAGCGAGGAAGAAAGTGAAGAATCTGATGAAGATGATGAGGTTGAGGATGAAAAAATAGTCTCTTTGGAAAAGGAGGACAGTCCAAGGGCAGCACGCCTGAGTTCACCTGGAAAAAGTGATTCCCACCTCACGGAAACCAGGTAATTTATAAACTCATGACTAACTATGTGCTATGCAGCATGTTATTAGAATCTTTTTGAATAGCTGTCTGGAGCTGTTAGAAGCATGCTgttaaaataatgaataaataatagcACTGACATAGATGATGCAGAGGTTGCTGAATCTTTTACTAAAAAGCAATGGGGATTTTGGTTGTTGCTGTTATTCAGTACTTCTAACTCACTGGGTCAGGATTTAGATATGTGATAATCGTTATTAGGGAATATGTTaaatgaaaatagaaaaaagataATCTGGGAAAATTTTGTGGATAAGCTATCATAAGTACTATGGGAAGAAGAGAGACACTGTATATGCTTAATCATTGTGTAAGAAAACATAAAAGAAGGCGACTGATAAAGAAACATAGATGAAGGGGTTGAGCGCATGAATGATACCTCATCAATTAGTTGAGAACGGATCTTTTGCTTGACTCTGCACAATCAGAGGATTTTGCCCAAGAATGTGGTAAATTTTCCAGTTAGATGGACCTTCTGTAGAACTTCTAATTAATAAGGCTGTTATAATGAAATTTTTTTGTTCATGCAATTCTTCTGTCAATATTAATATCTTTATTATATTAGATAATATTTGTGTCCTTTACCCTGCAGGTTTGATCAGTTTCCACTCTCTCCCTTGTCTCTAAAAGGAGTTAAAGATGCTGGATACAAAACAATGACCGTAGTGCAGGAGGCAACCCTTCCCATTATTCTGAAAGGTTAGCCTTTATATCTTGTAGAAGCTTGAAGCATAGTGAGTTGAGATGTCATTCGTCAGTTAGTATATTGAGGTTGATGGCTTTGTAAATGATAAGTCCAGTGGTGTTACTTCAACCAGTCTGAAATGATATGCAGAAACGTATTATGTATTAGAGTGCTATCCCAGCGTTCTCTGTTGCAAGGAATTTTTTTGTCTTATTCATTTATTGTATGTGTTATTGATGACAGTGCCTGTTGTAATCAATTGTATTTGGTAGGCAAGGACGTTCTGGCCAAGGCAAAGACTGGCACTGGGAAAACTGTAGCATTTTTGGTAAAACACTATTTTTTTTCTGTCAGAGAGTACCTTTTGATGTATGAATAAGAAAAAAACTGTCGCATGCAATCCCTCATATAACAAATGGACTTATACTCATTAATGTCATTTGTTAATTGGTATTGCCCTCTTGTCTTGATATGTCATGTCAAGAAGACTACAACGGTACAACCGATAGTAGATCACCTTTTGTTTTACTTTTCAATTTCTTATTAGTTTATAACTTCCTTGGTGACTTGTATACTTGAACACCCCTACATCCGGGATTTCTTGGAACAGGACTGATGTCAACACCATTATTTGAACTGAAGGATGAGTATCTTCAAGTTGTAATCTTACCATTATGTGCATTCTTTTGGTTTGTCGAATGTGAAAAAAAGTGCAAGCCACTATTCCCTGAAGTTTCTTAGAAAATGGAATTGGTCTGGTTTAGTTTGTTATTTTTGGTGTTCCGTTTCCTACAACTTCCTTGGTGACTTACCCAATGAATGATGAGTATCTTTGTTTTGTTCTATCACTAATATGTGGATTCTTTTGGTTGTTGAATGGGAAGTAAAATGCAGTTCACTATTCTTTGTCTTTGTTTAAACATGGAATAGTTATGCTTAAACATCACGACAAGAATTCCTAAATTTGTTttttagagcctgtttggattggcttatttaGGTGCTTTTAAGCCAAAATGGCTTTTAAGTAGTTTTGTAGTATTTGGATAATATAAAAAAGTGCTTATAAGccaaaagtcaatccaaacagactCTTACTAATTGCAACGTGAATCTTTTCTAAGAGCTACATATTAAAAAAACTTGCCTGAGAAATCTCTTTGTCAATATTGCATTGAAtcattaaaagaaaatagaaaaagaataaCCTCCATTCTTCCAAGTTACATCTCCACCTATCTTTAATTTCTTAACTCTaatttcatgaaaatgattaatAAGATATTTACCATTCTAATAATTTGATTTCAGCTTCCTTCAATTGAAGTTGTTGTAAAATCACCCCCTAACACTCGTGATCAGAAGAGACCACCAGTTCTGGTGCTTGTGATATGCCCTACTCGGGAGCTTGCAACTCAAGCAGCTACCGAGGCCAATACCTTGCTGAAATATCACCCTTCAATTGGGGTTCAAGTTGTTATAGGAGGAACACGGCTTGCACTTGAGCAGAAAAGGATGCAAGCAAATCCCTGTCAGGTAATTATTTCTTTGAGAAGGATAGCAGAAGTCATGTCAGAtggattaattatttttttatagttattCATTATAAAGTTCCTGCTTTGTATACATGACTCTTGTGATAAATGAAGCAACAGCTCTCTAGCTGAGAAGAAGAATTTGtttagatgaaaattttgaaacgTTAGTAATATGTTTGGCGAGCTTAAGTTTTTGACGACTCAAAAAAGGAGGTTTCATTACGTTTAACTGTTGGCAACCAGAATCTAGTACAACTACCACATATCTACAACAATAATGATATACTTGTGTATTTGATGTAACATTGCAGGCATGGGGTTACAATAAGGGAAAATTAGGCCTTGCATGATGAATATTAGAAGTGCTTCTCTTCTTGTGATTCCTTGTTGACCCCGCAAAGCACCTTGTTATATCAATAGTCGCTGACCTTAGCTTAGTAGCACCTTGTTATATCAATAGTCGCTGACCTTCTTATCTTAGTAGCACCTTGTTATATCAATAATCGCTGACCTTCTTAGCTTAGTCTTATTCATCTTTTGTGTGCATCCTTCGGACTGAGTAAGGTATGCTTATTAACTTTCTATGGAAAAGGTGGCAGACAAGTGGAGAAGATACAGATGGCTATGTAAAGGCTAAACTATTAACCATCTCAGTGCATCCTATCATtgagaataaatattttttttagttggtCATAAttaccaaataaatattttttttagttagtcaTGATTACCACTCCCCTTCCAGTGAGAATGGGTATAGAGTCAAGTCATCGTTCAACTAATTATCAATTAATAACAGATGAGTGTTTTGGTTGCTTTTTTGCTTTCAAAATCTACTTTCTTTATGTTGCACTATTTTGTCTTTAAATAATTGATACTGATTGAATTTTTACTTCCAAAAATAACTACTAATGCCACTTATCAAAAAGGAAATAATTACTGATGTTTTCCAATATGCTACTCAGATACTTGTGGCGACACCTGGGAGACTCAGAGATCACGTAGAGAATACAGCAGGGTTTGCTACTCGATTGATGGGTGTTAAAGTGTTGGTCCTTGACGAAGCCGATCATTTGTTGGATATGGGATTCCGCaaagaaattgagaaaatcatctCTGCTATTCCAAAACAGCGCCAAACACTTCTCTTTTCTGCAACAGTTCCACCGGAGGTATTTTCTTTAATTACTCTCCTGGAGTAAGTAGTATAAAGagaaggaaataaatttaccttcAACTTTGCAGGTCCGTCAAATTTGCCATATTGCTTTGAAAAGAGACCATGAATTTATCAATACTGTTGTGGAAGGCAGTGAAGAGACACATGCACAAGTAGGTCTTGGTTATTTATTGGAGTTCGTAGGATTGATACCTTTGTTGGATCTGACTTGTTTTTCTAATACTTTGTGAACAGGTTCAGCAGATGCATCTGGTTTCTCCTCTAGAATCACACTTTTCGCTTCTTTATGCTCTACTAAAAGAGCACATTGCTGATGACGTTAACTATAAGGTActatacttggaaattaggatATTGGTGggcattttttttttctggttTTCTTGAGGGGGAAAGGAAAAGTAGGTCAACTTTGGTAGCCTGGAAAGTGTAAACGCTCTTGTCAAGTCAATTATTATGCTGATTGTCTGGTTCATACAATCAATCTGCTCTTTGTATCCTAGAAgtacccaaaaaaaaaacacatttgAATCCGTAGGAACagtaagagcctgtttggatgggcttaaaactTATGGCTTATAAGCATAAGTCATAATTTAGAAATCCTATATggcttttggcttatttttgttattttgactTAAATTTTTTATCTTACCCAAACACTACAAAAGTGCTTAAAAGCGCCtaaataagccaatccaaacaggctctaagtcTCCCATAGCTTAATTGTAATATATCATATATGCTATTTTGAACTGGAAGTTCAAATAACAATTGCTTGCAGAAGTCACCAACTACTTTGATTCTGATTCTCAAGTGCAGGTTCTTGTATTTTGCACAACTGCAATGGTAACAAAACTCGTTGCTGAACTTCTTGGTGAACTTAACTTGAACGTCCGTGAGATCCATTCTCGTAAGCCACAAAGCTATAGAACAAGGGTTTCAGATGAATTTCGCAAGTCAACAGGTCTTATTCTAGTTTCCTCGGATGTTTCTGCTCGTGGAGTAGATTATCCAGATGTTACCTTAGTTGTGCAGGTATGTATTGTCAATTTGGGTTATATGTGATGTCATCTGCACAATATTAAATGTCCTTGGTGCAGTCTAGT
This window encodes:
- the LOC129886463 gene encoding long chain acyl-CoA synthetase 4-like, which gives rise to MENKKKYVVEVEKAKEGISDGRPSRGPAYRNVLAKDGFRPLSHRLESCWDIFCESVRKFPDNRMLGEREMFHGQAGKYIWLTYREVYDLVLKVGASIRVCGVKQGGKCGIYGANCSNWVISMQACNAHGLYCVPLYDTLGAGAVEYIICHAEVSVAFAEETKISEVLKAFPNAGKFLKSLISFGKVTQEQKEMAGNFDLKLYSWDEFLLLGTQEKFDLPAKKKTDICTIMYTSGTTGVPKGVMISNESILSLISGVNHHMETVGEEFTDKDVYLSYLPLAHIFDRVIEELFISKGASVGFWHKDVKQLIDDIKELKPTVFCSVPRVLDRIYSGLVEKISSAGFLKHKLFNFTYNYKLGNMSKGYRHSEAAPIFDKIIFNKVKEGLGGNLRLILSGAAPLSSTVETYLRVVTCANVLQGYGLTETCAGSFVARPDELAMVGTVGPPLPIIDVCLESVPEMGYDALGDTPRGEICIRGKCLFSGYYKREDLTKEVLVDGWFHTGDVGEWQPDGSMKIIDRKKNIFKLSQGEYVAVENLEGIYSLASSVDSIWIYGSSYESFLVAVVSPNMEALRSWADANGMTEDFDTICENPKAKAYILSELTNIAKDKKLKGFEFIKAVHLDPIPFDMERELITPTHKKKRAQFLKYYQNNIDTLYKSTR
- the LOC129886465 gene encoding DEAD-box ATP-dependent RNA helicase 31-like; protein product: MPLKLLPHFRFFNSTFPVTHFPTMKCNSTLKPKTIPVFSRMFPHKLKYRSIGFPILPAQEQELRRFSSRSGRSRPGSSADVRVSKSLIEDEAELSDWVSGLRSDSSFTKTQVYSESDDNEGDRGRGRGKFGNRGNGGEDRGEKRRRDDDFSGPGRRSGGPMQSNSRNVGRFGSELSGGRGGGRGQMQSNARNGGRFGDDRGGRNEGGRSGGRDRMESSPKGGRFGSDRGSGSGGRDRMETFSKGGRFGSDMGRESEGRRSGGRDRMEPFPRKGGRFGSEMASPSDNRRGKSRVGSGYGRDMAAPGGSSKLGRKEGAGMGRGSSMLLDEDDTDNEDEEEENGYKGFRDLIDSEEESEESDEDDEVEDEKIVSLEKEDSPRAARLSSPGKSDSHLTETRFDQFPLSPLSLKGVKDAGYKTMTVVQEATLPIILKGKDVLAKAKTGTGKTVAFLLPSIEVVVKSPPNTRDQKRPPVLVLVICPTRELATQAATEANTLLKYHPSIGVQVVIGGTRLALEQKRMQANPCQILVATPGRLRDHVENTAGFATRLMGVKVLVLDEADHLLDMGFRKEIEKIISAIPKQRQTLLFSATVPPEVRQICHIALKRDHEFINTVVEGSEETHAQVQQMHLVSPLESHFSLLYALLKEHIADDVNYKVLVFCTTAMVTKLVAELLGELNLNVREIHSRKPQSYRTRVSDEFRKSTGLILVSSDVSARGVDYPDVTLVVQIGVPADRQQYIHRLGRTGRKGKEGQGILLLAPWEEYFLSTIKDLPISKASVPLLDPEAKKKVERGLAHIDMKTKESAYQAWLGYYNSNRSIGKDKYRLVELANEFSRTMGLDNPPAIPKLVLGKMGLKNIPGLRSK